A portion of the Streptomyces coeruleoprunus genome contains these proteins:
- a CDS encoding helix-turn-helix domain-containing protein translates to MSEATDLAARAGDRDPRVGLRAVAALRRLLEQLEAVQVRSARHQGWSWQEIATELGVSRQAVHKKYGRH, encoded by the coding sequence ATGAGTGAGGCAACCGATCTCGCCGCACGCGCGGGCGACCGCGACCCCCGGGTCGGCCTGCGGGCCGTCGCCGCGCTGCGGCGGCTGCTGGAGCAACTGGAGGCCGTGCAGGTCCGAAGCGCCCGTCACCAGGGCTGGTCGTGGCAGGAGATCGCGACCGAGCTGGGCGTCAGCAGGCAGGCCGTGCACAAGAAGTACGGGAGGCATTGA
- a CDS encoding Clp protease N-terminal domain-containing protein, whose amino-acid sequence MFERFTRAAKAVVTGAVTQAERAGSGTVTEEHLLLSLLDLEGTPSSSAFAALGIRARRASVEAALAEARRRGGLTRADSDALAGLGIDVTEIVSRVEATHGEGALAGDRKDRRWWSGSRPTFSRPAKDVLEKSLRIALGRRDREIGDAHLLLALAARPGVVADVLADHGATYGALEQALFTPASKAG is encoded by the coding sequence ATGTTCGAGCGGTTCACGCGCGCGGCGAAAGCCGTCGTCACCGGCGCCGTCACCCAGGCGGAACGGGCGGGCTCCGGCACCGTCACCGAGGAGCACCTGCTGCTGTCCCTCCTCGACCTGGAGGGCACCCCGTCGTCCTCCGCCTTCGCGGCCCTCGGGATCCGCGCCCGGCGCGCCTCGGTGGAGGCCGCCCTCGCGGAGGCGCGGCGGCGCGGCGGCCTGACCCGGGCCGACTCCGACGCCCTGGCCGGTCTCGGTATCGACGTGACGGAGATCGTCTCCCGCGTCGAGGCCACCCACGGCGAGGGCGCCCTCGCGGGCGACCGGAAGGACCGGCGCTGGTGGTCGGGCAGTCGTCCGACGTTCAGCCGCCCGGCCAAGGACGTGCTGGAGAAGTCCCTGCGCATCGCGCTGGGCCGGCGCGACCGCGAGATCGGCGACGCCCATCTGCTGCTCGCGCTCGCGGCCCGCCCCGGCGTCGTCGCCGACGTCCTGGCCGACCACGGGGCGACGTACGGCGCACTGGAACAGGCCCTGTTCACCCCGGCCTCCAAGGCCGGCTGA
- a CDS encoding DUF4097 family beta strand repeat-containing protein encodes MPQWSVTEPRKLTFDDPVTALCVRVVNGTVNVVGTEEGPARLEVSELHGPPLTVTQEGGTLTVAYEDLSKKGLLGRLLPASRQRSAVVSVAVPAGAAVQVGVVGAGAVVSGIRGRTDVRGVSGDSALVRLSGPVRAETVSGNVEAQAVTGELRFQSVSGDLTVVDGSGASVRADSVSGDMVVDVDQAGAPTDIRLTTVSGEVAIRLPRRTDAQVEANTTSGTVANAFDDLRVGGQWGAKRLTGTLGAGTGALRATTVSGAISLLRRPEDAEAPVADAPAGKVL; translated from the coding sequence ATGCCGCAGTGGTCCGTCACCGAGCCGAGGAAACTCACCTTCGACGACCCCGTCACGGCGCTGTGCGTCCGCGTCGTCAACGGCACGGTCAACGTCGTGGGCACGGAGGAGGGCCCGGCGCGGCTGGAGGTCTCCGAGCTGCACGGGCCGCCGCTGACGGTCACCCAGGAGGGCGGCACGCTCACCGTGGCCTACGAGGACCTGTCGAAGAAGGGCCTCCTGGGCCGGCTGCTCCCCGCGAGCCGGCAGCGCAGCGCCGTCGTCTCGGTCGCCGTACCGGCCGGCGCCGCTGTCCAGGTGGGCGTGGTCGGCGCGGGCGCCGTGGTCTCCGGGATCCGGGGGCGTACGGACGTGCGGGGCGTCTCCGGCGACTCGGCGCTCGTACGGCTGTCGGGGCCGGTCCGCGCCGAGACCGTCTCGGGGAACGTGGAGGCACAGGCGGTGACCGGGGAGCTGCGCTTCCAGTCGGTGTCCGGCGACCTGACCGTCGTCGACGGCTCCGGGGCGTCCGTGCGGGCCGATTCGGTCAGCGGGGACATGGTCGTGGACGTGGACCAGGCGGGGGCGCCCACGGACATCCGGCTCACCACGGTCTCCGGGGAGGTCGCGATCCGGCTGCCGCGCCGCACGGACGCGCAGGTCGAGGCCAATACGACGAGCGGTACGGTGGCGAACGCCTTCGACGACCTGCGGGTCGGCGGCCAGTGGGGCGCCAAGCGGCTCACCGGCACGCTCGGCGCGGGCACGGGCGCGCTCAGGGCGACGACCGTGTCCGGCGCGATCTCGCTGCTGCGCCGCCCCGAGGACGCCGAGGCCCCCGTCGCCGACGCCCCCGCCGGAAAGGTGCTCTGA
- a CDS encoding multifunctional oxoglutarate decarboxylase/oxoglutarate dehydrogenase thiamine pyrophosphate-binding subunit/dihydrolipoyllysine-residue succinyltransferase subunit — MSSQSPSNSSISTDPDGQGVNPAAAFGANEWLVDEIYQQYLQDPNSVDRAWWDFFADYKPGASGSADKSAGEGPAASGAAGTVTQPAPAEAPAQAPAAPAQPAPAAQAPAAPAQPAAAPAAPAPAAPAPAPAQAAPAAKPAAPKPAAKPAPAAEALAGPEFVTLRGPAGAVAKNMDASLEMPTATSVRAVPVKLLFDNRIVINNHLKRARGGKISFTHIIGYAMVQAIKAMPSMNWSYQVKDGKPTMVKPEHVNLGLAIDLVKPNGDRQLVVAAIKKAETLNFFEFWQAYEDIVRRARANKLTMDDFTGVTVSLTNPGGLGTVHSVPRLMPGQSVIMGVGSMDYPAEFQGTSQDTLNKLGVSKVMTLTSTYDHRVIQGAASGEFLRIVANLLLGEDGFYDDVFKSLRIPYEPVRWLKDIDASHDDDVTKAARVFELIHSYRVRGHVMADTDPLEYRQRKHPDLDITEHGLTLWDLEREFAVGGFGGKSMMKLRDILGVLRDSYCRTTGIEFMHIQDPKQRKWIQDRVERPHTKPEREEQLRILRRLNAAEAFETFLQTKYVGQKRFSLEGGESVIPLLDAVIDSAAESRLDEVIIGMAHRGRLNVLANIVGKSYAQIFREFEGNLDPKSMHGSGDVKYHLGAEGTFTGLDGEQIKVSLVANPSHLEAVDPVLEGVVRAKQDIIGKAGTDFTVLPVALHGDAAFAGQGVVAETLNMSQLRGYRTGGTVHIVINNQVGFTAAPESSRSSMYATDVARMIEAPIFHVNGDDPEACVRVARLAFEFRQTFNKDVVIDLICYRRRGHNEGDNPQFTNPAMVSLIDKKRSVRKLYTESLIGRGDITLEEAEQALQDFQGQLEKVFTEVREATSQPAEGHGQDPQAGFPAADVETAISQEVVKRIAESQVSIPDHVTVHPRLLPQLQRRAASIEDGTIDWGMGETLAIGSLLMEGVPVRLAGQDSRRGTFGQRHAVLVDQETNEDYTPLLYLSDDQARYNVYDSLLSEYAAMGFEYGYSLARPDALVLWEAQFGDFVNGAQTVVDEFISSAEQKWGQTSGVTLLLPHGYEGQGPDHSSARPERFLQMCAQNNMTVAMPTLPSNYFHLLRWQVHNPHHKPLVVFTPKSMLRLKAAASKAEEFTTGRFRPVIGDASADPAAVRKVVFCAGKVYYDLEAERQKRGVTDTAIIRLERLYPLPGAELQAEIAKYPNAEKYIWAQEEPANQGAWPFIALNLIDHLDLAVGADIPQGERLRRISRPHSSSPAVGSAKRHQAEQIQLVNEVFEA, encoded by the coding sequence GTGTCGTCTCAGTCCCCCAGTAACTCGAGCATCTCGACCGACCCAGACGGCCAGGGTGTGAACCCTGCGGCCGCCTTCGGTGCCAATGAGTGGCTCGTCGACGAGATCTACCAGCAGTACCTCCAGGACCCGAATTCGGTCGACCGTGCCTGGTGGGACTTCTTCGCCGACTACAAGCCGGGCGCGTCCGGCTCGGCGGACAAGTCCGCCGGCGAGGGTCCCGCGGCCTCGGGGGCTGCGGGCACCGTGACGCAGCCGGCCCCGGCAGAGGCACCCGCACAGGCCCCTGCCGCCCCGGCGCAGCCCGCGCCCGCCGCCCAGGCCCCCGCCGCTCCGGCGCAGCCCGCCGCCGCTCCGGCCGCTCCGGCCCCGGCGGCTCCGGCCCCGGCTCCGGCTCAGGCCGCTCCGGCCGCCAAGCCGGCCGCTCCGAAGCCCGCCGCCAAGCCCGCCCCGGCCGCGGAGGCGCTCGCCGGTCCGGAGTTCGTGACGCTGCGCGGCCCGGCCGGCGCCGTCGCGAAGAACATGGACGCCTCGCTGGAGATGCCGACGGCCACCTCGGTCCGCGCCGTCCCGGTGAAGCTGCTGTTCGACAACCGCATCGTCATCAACAACCACCTGAAGCGCGCCCGCGGCGGGAAGATCTCCTTCACGCACATCATCGGGTACGCGATGGTGCAGGCCATCAAGGCCATGCCCTCCATGAACTGGTCGTACCAGGTCAAGGACGGCAAGCCCACCATGGTGAAGCCGGAGCACGTGAACCTCGGCCTCGCCATCGACCTGGTGAAGCCGAACGGCGACCGCCAGCTCGTCGTCGCGGCCATCAAGAAGGCCGAGACGCTGAACTTCTTCGAGTTCTGGCAGGCCTACGAGGACATCGTCCGCCGCGCCCGCGCCAACAAGCTGACGATGGACGACTTCACGGGCGTCACCGTCTCGCTGACCAACCCCGGCGGCCTCGGCACCGTCCACTCCGTGCCGCGTCTGATGCCCGGACAGTCGGTCATCATGGGCGTCGGCTCCATGGACTACCCGGCCGAGTTCCAGGGCACCTCGCAGGACACCCTGAACAAGCTGGGCGTCTCCAAGGTGATGACCCTCACCTCGACGTACGACCACCGCGTCATCCAGGGTGCGGCGTCCGGCGAGTTCCTGCGGATCGTCGCCAACCTGCTCCTCGGCGAGGACGGCTTCTACGACGACGTCTTCAAGTCGCTGCGCATCCCCTACGAGCCGGTCCGCTGGCTCAAGGACATCGACGCCTCGCACGACGACGACGTCACCAAGGCCGCGCGCGTCTTCGAGCTGATCCACTCCTACCGGGTCCGCGGCCACGTCATGGCCGACACCGACCCGCTGGAGTACCGCCAGCGCAAGCACCCCGACCTGGACATCACCGAGCACGGCCTCACCCTGTGGGACCTGGAGCGCGAGTTCGCGGTCGGCGGCTTCGGCGGCAAGTCGATGATGAAGCTGCGCGACATCCTCGGCGTCCTGCGCGACTCGTACTGCCGCACCACCGGCATCGAGTTCATGCACATCCAGGACCCGAAGCAGCGCAAGTGGATCCAGGACCGCGTCGAGCGCCCGCACACCAAGCCGGAGCGCGAGGAGCAGCTGCGGATCCTGCGCCGCCTGAACGCCGCGGAGGCGTTCGAGACGTTCCTGCAGACCAAGTACGTCGGCCAGAAGCGGTTCAGCCTGGAGGGCGGCGAGTCCGTCATCCCGCTGCTGGACGCGGTCATCGACTCGGCGGCCGAGTCCCGCCTCGACGAGGTCATCATCGGCATGGCCCACCGCGGCCGGCTGAACGTCCTGGCGAACATCGTCGGCAAGTCGTACGCGCAGATCTTCCGCGAGTTCGAGGGCAACCTCGACCCGAAGTCGATGCACGGCTCCGGCGACGTGAAGTACCACCTGGGCGCCGAGGGGACCTTCACCGGCCTCGACGGCGAGCAGATCAAGGTCAGCCTGGTCGCCAACCCGTCGCACCTGGAGGCCGTCGACCCGGTCCTCGAGGGTGTCGTGCGCGCCAAGCAGGACATCATCGGCAAGGCCGGCACGGACTTCACGGTCCTGCCCGTCGCCCTGCACGGTGACGCGGCCTTCGCCGGCCAGGGTGTCGTCGCCGAGACGCTGAACATGTCGCAGCTGCGCGGCTACCGCACCGGCGGCACGGTCCACATCGTCATCAACAACCAGGTCGGCTTCACGGCGGCGCCCGAGTCGTCCCGCTCCTCGATGTACGCCACGGACGTGGCCCGCATGATCGAGGCGCCGATCTTCCACGTGAACGGCGACGACCCGGAGGCGTGCGTCCGCGTGGCGCGCCTGGCCTTCGAGTTCCGCCAGACGTTCAACAAGGACGTCGTGATCGACCTCATCTGCTACCGCCGCCGCGGTCACAACGAGGGCGACAACCCGCAGTTCACCAACCCGGCGATGGTGTCGCTGATCGACAAGAAGCGCTCGGTGCGCAAGCTGTACACCGAGTCGCTGATCGGCCGCGGCGACATCACCCTCGAAGAGGCGGAGCAGGCGCTCCAGGACTTCCAGGGCCAGCTGGAGAAGGTGTTCACGGAGGTCCGCGAGGCCACCTCGCAGCCGGCCGAGGGCCACGGGCAGGACCCGCAGGCCGGGTTCCCGGCGGCCGACGTCGAGACGGCCATCTCGCAGGAGGTCGTCAAGCGGATCGCCGAGTCCCAGGTCAGCATCCCCGACCACGTCACGGTGCACCCGCGTCTGCTGCCGCAGCTGCAGCGCCGCGCCGCGTCGATCGAGGACGGCACGATCGACTGGGGCATGGGCGAGACCCTCGCCATCGGCTCGCTGCTGATGGAGGGCGTCCCGGTCCGCCTCGCCGGCCAGGACTCCCGCCGCGGCACGTTCGGCCAGCGCCACGCGGTGCTGGTGGACCAGGAGACCAACGAGGACTACACCCCGCTGCTCTACCTGTCCGACGACCAGGCGCGGTACAACGTCTACGACTCGCTGCTCTCCGAGTACGCGGCGATGGGCTTCGAGTACGGCTACTCGCTGGCCCGCCCCGACGCGCTCGTCCTGTGGGAGGCCCAGTTCGGTGACTTCGTCAACGGCGCGCAGACCGTCGTCGACGAGTTCATCTCCTCGGCCGAGCAGAAGTGGGGCCAGACCTCCGGCGTCACGCTGCTGCTGCCGCACGGCTACGAGGGCCAGGGCCCGGACCACTCGTCCGCGCGCCCGGAGCGCTTCCTCCAGATGTGCGCCCAGAACAACATGACGGTCGCCATGCCGACGCTGCCGTCGAACTACTTCCACCTCCTGCGGTGGCAGGTGCACAACCCGCACCACAAGCCGCTGGTCGTCTTCACGCCGAAGTCGATGCTGCGCCTCAAGGCCGCCGCGTCGAAGGCGGAGGAGTTCACCACGGGCCGGTTCCGCCCGGTCATCGGCGACGCCTCGGCCGACCCGGCCGCGGTCCGCAAGGTCGTGTTCTGCGCGGGCAAGGTCTACTACGACCTGGAGGCCGAGCGGCAGAAGCGCGGCGTCACGGACACGGCGATCATCCGCCTCGAGCGCCTCTACCCGCTGCCGGGTGCGGAGCTCCAGGCCGAGATCGCCAAGTACCCGAACGCCGAGAAGTACATCTGGGCCCAGGAGGAGCCGGCGAACCAGGGTGCGTGGCCGTTCATCGCGCTGAACCTGATCGACCACCTGGACCTGGCGGTCGGCGCCGACATCCCGCAGGGCGAGCGCCTGCGCCGTATCTCGCGGCCGCACAGCTCCTCGCCGGCGGTCGGCTCGGCCAAGCGCCACCAGGCGGAGCAGATCCAGCTGGTCAACGAGGTCTTCGAGGCCTGA
- a CDS encoding DUF6104 family protein, with product MYFTDRGIEELEKRRGEEEVTFEWLAEQLRTFVDLNPDFEVPVERLATWLARLDDEDDE from the coding sequence ATGTACTTCACGGACCGTGGCATCGAGGAGCTGGAGAAGCGGCGCGGCGAGGAGGAGGTCACCTTCGAGTGGCTCGCCGAGCAGCTGAGGACCTTTGTCGACCTGAACCCGGACTTCGAGGTTCCGGTCGAGCGGCTGGCGACCTGGCTGGCCCGGCTCGACGACGAGGACGACGAGTAG
- a CDS encoding PadR family transcriptional regulator — protein sequence MPPVFAHGRLRLYLLKLLDEAPRHGYEVIRLLEERFQGLYAPSAGTVYPRLAKLEAEGLVTHATEGGRKVYSITDAGRAELAGRGDELADLEVEIRESVSELAAEIRDDVRGAAGRLRSEMRAAASETRGAKRGGGDDWEAWRSAKEELRRAKQEWKEQTRRAKDESRRAREEARDARLQAKEAQERARLEMQRIAQQVQEHIAQGDWPSGVRDGLSDLTGRLGGLFGGGSAAGPGAGSGTAPSTPWPPYVKPDPARTSEWAREEGTSGDPVRDLERLLDRFRDDIRDAARDHGVSEPQLAEARRHLSTAAAHITGLLRGKED from the coding sequence ATGCCCCCCGTGTTCGCCCACGGCCGTCTTCGGCTGTACCTGCTGAAGCTGCTCGACGAGGCGCCGCGCCACGGCTACGAGGTGATCCGGCTGCTGGAGGAGCGCTTCCAGGGGCTGTACGCGCCGTCGGCCGGCACGGTCTACCCGAGGCTGGCGAAGCTGGAGGCCGAGGGCCTGGTCACGCACGCCACGGAGGGCGGGCGGAAGGTCTACTCGATCACGGACGCCGGGCGGGCGGAGCTGGCGGGGCGCGGCGACGAGCTGGCCGACCTGGAGGTGGAGATCCGCGAGTCGGTCTCCGAGCTGGCCGCCGAGATCCGCGACGACGTGCGGGGCGCGGCGGGCAGGCTGCGCAGCGAGATGCGGGCGGCGGCGAGCGAGACGCGCGGCGCCAAGCGGGGCGGCGGCGATGACTGGGAGGCGTGGCGCAGCGCGAAGGAGGAGCTGCGGCGGGCCAAGCAGGAGTGGAAGGAGCAGACGCGGCGGGCGAAGGACGAGTCGCGCCGGGCCCGCGAGGAGGCCCGTGACGCGCGCCTCCAGGCCAAGGAGGCCCAGGAGCGGGCCCGTCTGGAGATGCAGCGGATCGCCCAGCAGGTGCAGGAGCACATCGCGCAGGGCGACTGGCCGTCGGGGGTGCGGGACGGCCTGTCGGATCTGACGGGCCGCCTGGGCGGGCTGTTCGGCGGGGGTTCCGCAGCGGGCCCCGGTGCGGGCTCCGGTACGGCTCCCTCGACGCCCTGGCCGCCGTACGTGAAGCCCGATCCGGCCCGTACGTCGGAGTGGGCCCGCGAGGAGGGGACGAGCGGTGACCCGGTCCGCGACCTGGAGCGGCTGCTCGACCGGTTCCGGGACGACATCCGGGACGCGGCCCGCGACCACGGCGTCTCGGAGCCGCAGCTGGCCGAGGCCCGCCGCCATCTGTCGACGGCGGCCGCCCACATCACCGGCCTGTTGCGCGGCAAGGAGGACTGA